A genome region from Deltaproteobacteria bacterium includes the following:
- a CDS encoding PAS domain S-box protein — translation MARSFLNKAKLLTPWKLIGVIVLFSEAATALVNTIQSLIWWGTVSTVLLWIGTIDALVVSFLASLIALPVFKILNQLEFEKEFLQKEVFKLKEMEDAFRESEERFRNFADQSPNMIFINKNKRVVYANNKCEEIMGFTKEEYYSPGFNFLDLIAPEYRDLILGNFARHMKGEEIDPYEYTLITKEGQRIEALITTKVINFGGENAILGIVTDITSQKKTERALRESEERYRAVVNQSSEGIVLYDLQTKQVIEANPTYLNLLGYSLEEMQKLTLYDIVDLDKEEIASTLEQILPNSRYFIGERNHRRKDGTLVTVEVSANIISYGKGQALCVNVRDITPQKKAEGERKALEEQLRQAQKMEAIGRLAGGVAHDFNNLLTVIHGYSDLVLHALSQDDLLGHDIQEIKKAAERASSLTHQLLAFSRKQILQPRVVDLNVLVRDMEKMLRRMIGEDIELITCLDPHLGTIKADPGQLEQVILNLAINARDAMPRGGKFYLETSDMELEERQAGIDFSMVPGKYVRLAIRDTGLGMTAEVKEKVFEPFFTTKEKGKGTGLGLSTIYGIVKQSGGYIVVDSEVDQGTRFTIYFPWIEEKIPVHPTVLDDIKPPKGIETILLVEDEKMVRTLATTILQRYGYRVLEAVNGEEGLSLVRQEVNHPIHLILTDVVMPGISGRQMIDQIWSWRPDIKVLYMSGYNEEAIGHHGFSETKAAFLQKPFTPEALARKVREVLDSGEDHGSIIN, via the coding sequence ATGGCCCGGTCATTTCTTAATAAAGCGAAGTTATTGACTCCCTGGAAATTGATAGGGGTGATTGTTCTATTTTCTGAGGCCGCGACAGCTTTAGTAAACACAATCCAGAGTCTCATCTGGTGGGGAACGGTTTCCACGGTTTTATTATGGATAGGAACCATAGATGCCCTGGTGGTCTCCTTTCTGGCCTCCCTTATTGCCCTCCCGGTCTTTAAGATTCTCAACCAGCTTGAATTTGAAAAGGAATTCCTCCAAAAAGAGGTTTTCAAGCTAAAGGAGATGGAAGATGCCTTCCGGGAGAGCGAAGAAAGATTTAGAAATTTCGCAGATCAATCGCCCAACATGATTTTTATCAATAAAAACAAGAGAGTTGTCTATGCCAACAACAAGTGCGAAGAGATCATGGGGTTCACCAAGGAAGAATATTATTCTCCGGGCTTTAACTTCCTGGACCTGATAGCTCCGGAATATAGAGACCTTATACTGGGCAATTTCGCCAGACATATGAAGGGAGAAGAAATCGATCCTTACGAATATACCCTGATCACCAAAGAAGGCCAACGGATCGAAGCCCTCATTACCACCAAAGTCATTAATTTCGGCGGGGAAAACGCCATATTGGGAATCGTGACCGACATTACCTCGCAGAAAAAGACGGAACGGGCCTTACGGGAAAGTGAAGAGCGGTATCGGGCCGTGGTCAATCAATCCTCTGAAGGGATCGTCCTTTACGACCTCCAAACCAAACAAGTCATCGAGGCCAACCCGACCTATTTGAACCTGCTCGGTTATAGTCTGGAAGAGATGCAAAAACTGACCCTCTATGATATCGTGGACCTGGATAAGGAAGAAATAGCTTCCACTTTAGAACAAATCTTACCCAATAGCCGATATTTCATCGGTGAGCGGAACCACCGGCGAAAAGATGGGACCCTGGTGACCGTTGAAGTCAGTGCCAATATTATCTCTTACGGTAAGGGACAGGCTTTGTGTGTCAATGTCCGTGATATCACCCCACAGAAAAAGGCTGAAGGAGAAAGAAAGGCCCTGGAAGAACAACTGCGCCAGGCCCAAAAAATGGAGGCCATCGGCCGTTTGGCCGGAGGGGTGGCCCATGACTTCAATAACCTTTTAACCGTAATTCACGGTTATAGCGATCTGGTCCTCCATGCCTTGAGCCAGGATGATCTCCTGGGCCATGATATTCAGGAGATAAAAAAAGCCGCTGAGCGGGCTTCCTCATTGACCCATCAGCTTCTGGCCTTCAGCCGGAAACAAATCCTCCAGCCCAGGGTCGTGGACCTCAATGTCCTGGTCAGAGATATGGAAAAAATGCTTCGCCGGATGATCGGGGAAGATATAGAACTCATCACCTGCCTGGATCCCCATCTGGGAACGATCAAGGCCGATCCGGGTCAACTGGAACAGGTCATCCTGAATCTGGCCATAAATGCCCGGGATGCCATGCCCCGGGGCGGGAAATTTTATCTTGAAACATCCGATATGGAATTGGAAGAAAGACAGGCCGGGATTGATTTCAGTATGGTTCCCGGGAAATATGTCAGACTGGCCATAAGGGATACCGGTCTGGGAATGACTGCCGAAGTTAAGGAAAAAGTTTTCGAGCCTTTTTTTACCACCAAAGAAAAGGGAAAGGGGACCGGTCTGGGTCTTTCGACCATTTATGGGATCGTCAAACAGAGCGGCGGCTATATTGTGGTAGACAGTGAAGTCGATCAGGGAACGAGGTTTACTATCTATTTCCCATGGATCGAGGAAAAAATACCGGTTCATCCGACTGTCCTGGACGACATCAAACCGCCTAAAGGCATTGAAACCATCTTGCTGGTGGAAGACGAAAAAATGGTCCGGACCCTGGCTACCACGATCCTCCAAAGATATGGCTACCGGGTTTTAGAGGCCGTCAATGGAGAAGAAGGACTTAGTCTTGTCCGGCAGGAGGTCAACCATCCGATTCATCTTATCCTGACAGATGTGGTCATGCCGGGGATAAGCGGCCGGCAGATGATCGACCAGATATGGTCCTGGAGACCTGACATCAAGGTGCTTTATATGTCAGGATATAACGAAGAAGCCATTGGCCATCATGGCTTTTCTGAAACCAAGGCGGCTTTTCTGCAGAAACCCTTCACTCCCGAGGCCTTAGCCAGGAAGGTGCGGGAAGTGTTGGACTCAGGCGAAGACCATGGGTCTATAATAAATTAG
- a CDS encoding ABC transporter permease, which translates to MFGRLKEILIKEFIQIFRDPRSRGIVFVMPIFQMVLFGYAVTTDVRHVATGIYDLDNSVASREVIARFVHSGYFDVEAWVSREEEVRNLVDHGRVQALIRLNKGFEEDLKAGRKGVIQLIVDGTDSNTAAIVLNYSNKIMAQYSQEVLVQRFLRQGGLNQKLNLVELESRAWFNENLESRNFYVPGVIALLVMLITLLLTSMAVVREKEIGTMEQIMVTPITPKEFILGKTLPFALISLIDVILITLVAVFWFEVPIRGSLGLLLLATILYFMTTLGIGLFISTVSRTQQQAMMSAFFFQFPAVLLSGFVFPIANMPEPVQWLTFLNPLRYFLVVIRGIFLKGVGLTILWPHLLALAVMGSLVLWLASKRFRKTMI; encoded by the coding sequence ATGTTCGGACGGCTTAAAGAGATCCTGATCAAGGAATTCATCCAGATCTTCCGGGACCCCCGATCCCGGGGGATCGTCTTTGTCATGCCCATCTTCCAGATGGTTCTTTTCGGCTACGCCGTCACCACCGATGTCCGGCACGTGGCCACCGGGATCTATGACCTGGACAACAGTGTGGCCAGTCGGGAGGTTATCGCCCGCTTCGTCCATTCCGGTTATTTTGATGTGGAGGCCTGGGTCAGCCGGGAAGAAGAGGTCCGGAACTTAGTGGATCATGGCCGGGTTCAGGCCTTGATACGCCTGAATAAGGGCTTTGAGGAGGACTTGAAGGCCGGCAGAAAAGGGGTCATCCAACTGATCGTGGACGGTACGGATTCCAATACAGCGGCCATTGTCCTGAATTACAGCAACAAAATCATGGCCCAGTATTCTCAGGAGGTCCTGGTCCAACGCTTCTTACGTCAGGGAGGCTTAAACCAAAAACTGAACCTGGTGGAATTGGAGTCACGGGCCTGGTTCAATGAAAATCTGGAAAGCCGGAATTTTTATGTGCCGGGGGTGATCGCCCTGCTGGTTATGCTGATCACCCTGTTGCTCACCAGCATGGCCGTGGTCCGGGAGAAAGAGATCGGGACCATGGAACAGATCATGGTCACGCCCATTACCCCCAAGGAATTTATCCTGGGCAAGACCCTTCCCTTTGCCCTGATCAGTTTAATCGATGTCATCCTGATCACCCTGGTGGCGGTTTTTTGGTTTGAAGTGCCCATCCGGGGGAGCCTGGGACTGCTTTTATTAGCCACCATCCTCTATTTTATGACCACCCTGGGTATCGGACTCTTTATTTCCACGGTCAGCCGGACCCAGCAACAGGCCATGATGAGCGCCTTCTTTTTTCAATTCCCGGCCGTGCTCCTTTCCGGATTCGTTTTTCCCATTGCCAATATGCCGGAGCCCGTCCAGTGGCTGACCTTTTTGAATCCCTTGCGCTATTTCCTGGTGGTTATCCGGGGGATTTTTTTAAAGGGCGTTGGCCTTACAATCCTTTGGCCCCACCTGCTGGCTTTGGCGGTCATGGGGTCTCTGGTCCTCTGGCTGGCCTCCAAACGGTTTCGCAAAACCATGATTTGA
- a CDS encoding ABC transporter ATP-binding protein — protein MDPENNDKAVVVKDLERRFGSFLAVNRVSFEVERGEIFGFLGPNGAGKSTTIRILCGILAPSRGAGTVAGFDIVKEAEKIKAHIGYMSQKFSLYEDLTVEENINFYAGIYNIPEAKKKERKEWVIDMAGLKEHRNSRTALLSGGWKQRLALGCAILHEPPIIFLDEPTSGVDPISRRRFWDLIYELSGKGVTVFVTTHYMDEAEYCDRIGLIYRGELIALGTPEILKTRLMQEEILDLQSDRPQEAMAAIEKVAGVKEAALFGKGIHVVVEDVDSTVGVIKQTLMDQAIKVLAIEKIVPSLEDVFVSLIEARDRLEQPQREVRK, from the coding sequence ATGGATCCGGAGAACAACGATAAGGCCGTAGTCGTTAAAGACCTGGAAAGGCGTTTCGGCAGCTTCCTGGCCGTCAATCGCGTCAGCTTTGAAGTGGAAAGGGGAGAAATATTCGGTTTCCTCGGGCCCAACGGGGCCGGTAAATCCACGACCATCCGCATCCTTTGCGGGATCCTGGCCCCGAGCCGGGGTGCGGGGACAGTGGCCGGATTCGATATCGTCAAAGAAGCGGAAAAGATCAAGGCCCATATCGGCTACATGAGCCAGAAATTTTCCCTTTACGAAGACCTGACCGTAGAGGAAAACATCAACTTTTACGCCGGTATTTATAATATCCCCGAGGCCAAAAAAAAGGAACGCAAAGAATGGGTCATTGACATGGCCGGTCTTAAGGAACACCGGAATAGCCGTACGGCCTTACTTTCCGGGGGCTGGAAACAACGCCTGGCCCTGGGCTGCGCCATTCTCCATGAGCCGCCGATCATTTTTCTGGATGAACCCACCTCCGGGGTGGACCCCATCAGCCGCCGGCGGTTTTGGGATTTAATCTATGAACTCTCCGGCAAGGGGGTTACGGTTTTCGTCACCACCCACTACATGGATGAGGCCGAATATTGCGACCGCATCGGCCTGATTTACCGGGGGGAACTGATCGCCCTGGGGACCCCGGAAATTCTCAAAACCCGGTTGATGCAGGAAGAAATCCTGGATTTGCAGAGCGACCGTCCCCAGGAGGCCATGGCTGCTATCGAGAAAGTCGCCGGGGTCAAGGAGGCCGCCCTGTTTGGTAAAGGGATTCATGTGGTGGTGGAGGACGTTGACAGTACCGTCGGGGTGATCAAACAAACCTTGATGGATCAGGCCATCAAAGTCTTGGCCATAGAAAAGATCGTCCCCTCTCTGGAAGACGTGTTTGTTTCTCTAATCGAAGCCAGGGACCGGTTGGAGCAGCCGCAACGGGAGGTGCGGAAATGA
- a CDS encoding ABC transporter ATP-binding protein, which translates to MDAIKTDNLTKSFNGLTAVDRLNFSITEGEIFGLVGPDGAGKTTTMRLLTAIMEPTSGEAWIVGRQTVKEAEAIKEEIGYMSQRFGLYPDLTVMENIQFYADIYGVPKKERQEKIDRLLDFSNLTPFKKRLAGNLSGGMKQKLGLTCALIHTPRVLFLDEPTNGVDPVSRRDFWRILYQLLKEKVTIFISTAYLDEAERCNRIGLMHQGKIIALGTPAEVKQLMKGTILEIRSSQPRKVKTLLRGHYDTDSVGLFGDRVHLVTEVPGRDSEAAEKIIRGAGLSFLGIRPIEPSLEDVFISVLGEGKREKGHGSGEQR; encoded by the coding sequence ATGGATGCTATAAAAACCGACAATCTAACCAAATCGTTTAACGGTCTGACTGCTGTGGACCGCCTGAACTTTTCCATCACCGAGGGCGAAATCTTCGGTCTGGTGGGGCCGGACGGGGCCGGCAAGACCACGACCATGAGGTTACTTACGGCCATCATGGAACCCACCTCCGGAGAGGCCTGGATCGTCGGCCGCCAGACCGTAAAAGAGGCCGAGGCCATCAAAGAAGAAATCGGCTATATGAGCCAGCGATTCGGCCTTTACCCGGACCTGACGGTCATGGAAAACATCCAGTTTTATGCCGATATTTACGGAGTTCCCAAAAAAGAACGGCAAGAAAAGATCGACCGTCTGCTGGATTTCAGTAATCTGACTCCCTTCAAAAAACGGTTGGCCGGGAATCTCTCCGGTGGAATGAAACAAAAATTAGGACTGACCTGTGCCCTGATCCATACCCCCCGGGTACTTTTTCTCGATGAGCCGACCAATGGCGTGGACCCGGTGTCCCGTCGTGATTTCTGGCGCATCCTCTATCAACTGCTTAAAGAAAAGGTGACCATTTTTATTTCCACCGCCTACTTGGATGAGGCGGAACGCTGTAACCGGATCGGTTTGATGCACCAGGGGAAAATCATCGCCCTGGGAACACCGGCCGAGGTCAAGCAATTGATGAAGGGGACTATCCTGGAGATCCGCTCCAGTCAGCCCAGAAAGGTCAAGACCTTGTTACGGGGACATTATGACACTGACTCGGTGGGCCTGTTCGGCGACCGGGTTCATCTGGTTACGGAGGTACCGGGAAGGGATTCAGAGGCGGCTGAAAAAATCATCAGAGGGGCCGGTTTGTCCTTCCTGGGCATCCGTCCCATTGAGCCTTCTTTGGAAGACGTCTTTATATCTGTTCTGGGAGAAGGGAAAAGAGAAAAGGGTCATGGATCCGGAGAACAACGATAA
- a CDS encoding TolC family protein, translated as MLKRNLSIIIAVGMVLLWAWAAYPGETDPAPDHPLTLADCIRIALDKNPSHRIALEGVISTKETVGETRAPYYPELGLQTAYKRWQGHAFLPSGLSIPGRTLPTIIGPTDDWMAGLNARYTLFDSGRRQAEYQSALARQGVAEEEKARIVQDLIFSVYQGFYGLAAAMETLTVAGKNLNRARDHVRLAQERKAAGAVSRADVLRVQVEASNAELDLVRAQSLVRISRGNLNTAMGLSAEGSLEVDTETGKIDSPDSIDLLKALDQAIHKRPEIKAALKRIEAQQGGVEAARSTFGPKVRAEGSYGWRDSNFLPKDEEWLAGIIIEWPLFTGFSRKHRLARAKAEVFKEEAEAKRLQLRVKQEVLNAHSRLKENYEAVQTTKMLIQNAEESLRMARERYAVGAGTVTDLLDAQTALARAQATQVEAGWDYHLAQAVFQRSLGLMDAKTNP; from the coding sequence ATGTTGAAACGAAACCTTTCTATAATAATCGCCGTGGGGATGGTTCTTTTGTGGGCCTGGGCGGCCTACCCCGGAGAGACTGATCCAGCCCCTGATCACCCCCTGACCCTGGCCGATTGTATCCGGATCGCCCTGGATAAAAACCCCTCCCATCGGATCGCCCTGGAGGGGGTAATATCGACCAAAGAGACCGTGGGGGAGACCCGGGCCCCCTACTATCCGGAGCTGGGTCTGCAGACCGCCTATAAACGCTGGCAAGGCCATGCCTTTCTGCCGAGCGGTCTTTCCATACCCGGCCGGACCCTGCCGACGATTATCGGCCCCACCGATGACTGGATGGCCGGACTCAATGCCCGATATACCTTGTTTGACAGCGGTCGGCGGCAAGCCGAATATCAATCGGCTTTGGCCAGACAAGGGGTGGCCGAGGAAGAAAAAGCCAGGATCGTTCAGGATCTGATATTCAGCGTTTATCAGGGGTTTTATGGATTGGCCGCGGCCATGGAAACCCTTACTGTAGCCGGAAAAAATCTGAACCGGGCCAGGGACCATGTCCGGTTGGCCCAGGAACGAAAAGCCGCCGGGGCGGTCTCCCGGGCGGATGTCCTCCGGGTCCAGGTAGAGGCCTCCAATGCCGAGTTGGACCTGGTCAGGGCTCAAAGCCTGGTCCGCATTTCCAGGGGCAATTTGAATACGGCTATGGGATTATCTGCGGAAGGGTCTCTCGAAGTCGACACCGAAACAGGGAAAATAGATTCTCCGGATTCGATAGACCTTTTAAAAGCTCTGGACCAGGCGATTCATAAACGACCGGAAATCAAGGCCGCCCTGAAGCGCATTGAGGCCCAACAAGGTGGGGTAGAAGCCGCCAGGAGCACTTTTGGCCCTAAGGTGCGGGCCGAAGGCAGTTACGGCTGGCGGGACTCCAACTTCCTCCCTAAGGATGAAGAGTGGTTAGCCGGGATTATCATCGAATGGCCCCTTTTTACCGGGTTTTCCCGGAAACACCGCCTGGCCAGGGCCAAGGCCGAGGTCTTTAAAGAAGAGGCCGAGGCCAAGCGGCTGCAGTTAAGGGTAAAACAGGAGGTCTTGAACGCCCATTCCAGACTTAAAGAAAACTATGAAGCGGTTCAAACCACAAAGATGTTGATTCAGAATGCGGAGGAGAGTTTGCGGATGGCCAGGGAACGTTATGCAGTAGGGGCCGGGACCGTCACCGATCTATTGGATGCCCAGACGGCCCTGGCCCGGGCTCAAGCCACTCAGGTCGAAGCCGGGTGGGACTATCATTTAGCCCAGGCGGTCTTCCAGCGATCCCTTGGGTTGATGGACGCCAAAACCAACCCCTAA
- a CDS encoding ferredoxin, whose product MRVFIDEEECIACGTCIELCPDVFQMNEEIEKAVVILPEGGPKECIEEAIESCPVSCIHWKEEE is encoded by the coding sequence ATGAGAGTATTCATCGATGAAGAGGAATGTATTGCCTGTGGAACCTGTATCGAACTTTGCCCGGATGTTTTTCAAATGAACGAGGAAATAGAAAAGGCCGTGGTGATCCTGCCAGAAGGAGGCCCAAAAGAATGCATCGAGGAGGCCATTGAGAGTTGCCCGGTATCTTGCATCCATTGGAAAGAAGAGGAATAA
- a CDS encoding efflux RND transporter periplasmic adaptor subunit, producing the protein MKKKIIIPALLVIAGVAAGIFYFKSQDVPETNIVRVSGNIEITDIDLSFKIPGRIEKRLVSEGEMFKAGQIVARLDNQDLVQEMAQRKAQVAAAQATLAELKTGSRPEEIAQAEAVLERAQADGTRTKTEWERQKKLYEREVISAREYDLAKTNFDGAEARIREAKEILTLVRKGPRQEKIDLALAGLEQARKALALAETRMGYSVLHAPISGIVLSENVEAGEYVSPGTPVVTAGDLIRVYLRAYINETDLGRVKLGQKVRLFTDTFPGKAYEGKITFIASQAEFTPKNVQTQKERVKLVYRIKVDIPNPNLELKPGMPADGEIILTQ; encoded by the coding sequence ATGAAAAAGAAAATAATCATCCCTGCCCTGTTGGTAATCGCCGGAGTGGCAGCCGGGATTTTTTATTTTAAAAGTCAGGACGTCCCGGAGACAAACATTGTCCGCGTTTCAGGGAATATAGAAATTACCGACATAGACCTCAGTTTCAAGATCCCGGGACGGATTGAAAAACGTCTGGTTTCCGAAGGGGAGATGTTTAAAGCCGGCCAGATAGTCGCCCGATTGGATAACCAGGACCTGGTCCAGGAAATGGCCCAACGAAAGGCTCAGGTGGCTGCGGCCCAAGCTACCCTGGCCGAATTGAAGACCGGGTCAAGGCCGGAGGAAATCGCCCAGGCCGAGGCTGTTTTGGAACGGGCCCAGGCCGATGGCACCAGGACCAAGACGGAATGGGAACGGCAAAAAAAATTATATGAGCGGGAAGTTATTTCGGCCCGGGAATATGATCTGGCTAAAACAAACTTTGACGGGGCCGAAGCCCGCATCCGGGAGGCCAAAGAAATTTTGACCCTGGTCCGTAAAGGCCCCCGTCAGGAAAAAATCGACCTGGCCCTGGCCGGCCTGGAACAGGCCCGGAAGGCCCTGGCCCTGGCTGAAACCCGGATGGGTTATTCGGTTTTGCACGCCCCCATTTCTGGAATTGTCTTATCCGAAAATGTCGAGGCGGGGGAATATGTCTCTCCGGGGACTCCAGTAGTTACGGCAGGAGATCTGATCCGAGTCTATTTGCGGGCTTATATCAATGAAACCGATTTGGGACGGGTTAAGCTTGGACAAAAGGTGCGCCTCTTCACCGACACCTTTCCCGGCAAGGCCTATGAAGGGAAAATTACCTTCATCGCTTCCCAGGCCGAATTTACCCCCAAGAATGTCCAGACCCAGAAAGAACGGGTCAAACTGGTCTATCGCATCAAGGTGGATATCCCCAACCCGAACTTGGAGCTTAAGCCGGGGATGCCGGCCGATGGGGAGATCATCCTGACACAATAA
- a CDS encoding hemerythrin — translation TVAEMVEAKGRYLRGDPEALSRMLDRMRFLVAFYPRHIEKEDKHFFLPIMNYFSPEEKEAMLQEEWEFDKNLIHQIYKERIGQAEILLGKEEQK, via the coding sequence AGACCGTGGCCGAGATGGTGGAGGCCAAAGGACGGTATTTGAGAGGGGATCCGGAAGCCCTGTCCCGTATGCTTGACCGGATGAGATTTCTGGTGGCCTTTTATCCCAGGCATATCGAGAAAGAAGATAAACATTTTTTTCTGCCCATCATGAATTATTTCAGCCCGGAGGAAAAAGAGGCCATGCTGCAGGAAGAATGGGAATTTGATAAGAACCTGATTCACCAAATATACAAAGAACGAATCGGCCAGGCGGAAATCCTGCTCGGAAAAGAGGAGCAAAAATGA
- a CDS encoding response regulator translates to MKILIVDDNQAVASVVQFMLELEGFEVRLALNGPDGFLNYIQFRPDLVITDIQMPGENGFELMNHIREHDPTVKTIYMSGNLSQFYALLEDEKSKYHIDFLDKPFSRDELIGRVSAFLS, encoded by the coding sequence ATGAAGATATTAATCGTCGATGATAATCAGGCAGTGGCCTCAGTGGTCCAGTTTATGCTGGAACTTGAAGGATTTGAAGTACGATTGGCTCTGAACGGCCCGGATGGGTTTTTGAATTATATCCAGTTCCGTCCGGACCTGGTGATTACCGATATCCAGATGCCCGGAGAAAACGGCTTCGAACTGATGAACCACATCCGGGAACATGATCCCACCGTGAAGACGATCTACATGAGCGGCAACTTGAGTCAGTTCTATGCCCTTCTTGAGGACGAAAAAAGCAAGTACCATATTGATTTTCTGGATAAGCCGTTTTCCAGGGATGAATTGATCGGACGTGTCTCGGCTTTTTTAAGTTAA
- a CDS encoding ABC transporter permease — protein sequence MKLMRTWAMARKEFIHIFRDPRSLGMGIAIPMIMLILFGYALTLDVDKVPLVIWDQNRSLSSREFISHFSGSRYFSLQGFVDRYGEVEQAIDSRRALVSLIIPADFSGRLASGKTAKVQLIVDGSDSNTATIASGYAEVIATAFSQDILLDHFKRRGGGSPTIPFEVRPRVWFNADLESRNYIIPGLIAVIMMVIAALLTSLTVAKEWEQGTMEQLISTPVKSQELILGKLFPYFCIGLFDVLLAVLMGEFLFQVPLRGNVALIFAQAAIFLIGTLSLGLLISIVTKSQLLASQLAMVATFLPAFLLSGFAYPIRSMPPFLQWITHLVPAKYFVVLLKGIYLKGVGPGVLYVEGIFLAVFGLVMFVLANRKFKKRLA from the coding sequence ATGAAGCTGATGCGCACCTGGGCCATGGCCCGCAAAGAGTTCATCCACATCTTCCGTGATCCCAGAAGCCTGGGCATGGGCATCGCCATCCCCATGATCATGCTGATCCTCTTCGGCTATGCCCTGACCCTGGATGTGGATAAAGTCCCCTTAGTCATCTGGGACCAGAACCGTTCCCTGTCCAGCCGGGAGTTTATCAGCCATTTCTCAGGATCCCGTTATTTTTCCCTCCAGGGCTTTGTGGACCGGTATGGGGAAGTGGAACAGGCCATCGACTCCCGCCGGGCCTTGGTTTCTCTGATCATTCCGGCGGACTTTTCCGGCCGTCTGGCCTCCGGTAAAACGGCCAAGGTCCAATTGATCGTTGATGGAAGCGATTCCAATACGGCCACCATTGCTTCCGGCTATGCCGAGGTGATCGCCACCGCCTTCTCCCAGGATATCCTCCTGGACCATTTTAAAAGGAGGGGGGGCGGTTCCCCGACCATCCCCTTTGAGGTCAGGCCCCGGGTCTGGTTCAATGCCGACCTGGAATCCAGAAATTATATCATCCCCGGACTGATCGCCGTCATCATGATGGTCATTGCCGCCCTGCTGACCTCCCTGACGGTGGCCAAGGAATGGGAACAGGGGACCATGGAACAACTCATCTCCACACCGGTTAAATCCCAGGAACTGATCCTCGGCAAATTATTTCCCTATTTTTGTATCGGCCTCTTTGATGTCCTTTTAGCGGTGCTGATGGGGGAGTTTCTTTTCCAGGTGCCGCTCCGGGGAAACGTGGCTTTGATCTTCGCCCAGGCGGCCATATTCCTGATAGGGACCTTGTCCCTGGGTCTTCTGATCAGCATCGTCACCAAGAGTCAACTGTTAGCCAGCCAGTTGGCCATGGTGGCCACCTTTTTGCCGGCCTTTCTGCTTTCCGGGTTTGCCTATCCGATCCGCAGCATGCCCCCGTTCCTGCAATGGATCACCCATCTCGTGCCGGCCAAATATTTCGTCGTCCTGTTAAAGGGCATTTATCTCAAGGGAGTGGGGCCGGGGGTTCTGTATGTCGAGGGGATTTTTTTGGCCGTGTTCGGCCTGGTCATGTTTGTCCTGGCCAACAGAAAATTCAAGAAAAGGCTGGCCTGA